AATTCGGCAATGCCACACTCGGCAAAGTCGAAACCAACTTGTCGCAAACGGACAGCGGTTACTTAATCGAATCCGTAACAAAGGCCCAAGGGATGGCCGCCATTATTATTGGCAGCAACATTCAAGAAGCCTGCGAGTTCGATATTATCGACGGTCAAGCGGTGTCTAAAAATTACAGTGGCGGACGAATCGGTAAAACCGACTACTCGGTGGCGTACGACTGGCAGGACCGAAAGGTGAAATTCGACTCCGGCGACTCTCTTGATATGCCAGATGGTTACCTAGTAGACAACTGCATGTTTTGGTTTGCTGCTGCGTTACTAAAAGGCGAGGGGTTCTCGGAGAAAAGCACCTATGTTGTGGATGGAAAATCCAAGCGAATTAGAGGCTTTGTATTGCGAACTAAGGGCGAAGAAACTATCGACACGCTAGTCGGAACTCGGCAGGTCGTGAAAGTAGTACTGGAGCGTGAATTGCGACCTGGCAGAACTCTAACATTTTGGCTGTCGCCAGCTGATCAATACCTGCCGCTAAAGATTGAAGAATCGCGCAAATCACGGACTATCACATTTGAAGTAGAGCGATTGGAACGCGAAAGTTAATACCGCTAGTGTCGTGGAGAGCGCCGTCACCTAATAGTCATTAGTGACGACGAAGGTTAAAACGGAACTGACACTAAGCTACCGCAGGGCCAAGCCATTTGACTCAGCCCTGCCAACACCTATCAATGCAGGGCAACCTCTTTGCTCGACTCATCTCTTTCAAACCGCGACTTGGTGATAGAGAATGCCAATTTGTCGTTATTGACGCTGATATTCACCTGCCCGCCTTTCTGCAACTTGCCGAACAGCAACTCATCAGCCAAGCCACGCTTAACCTCTTCTTGGATCAACCGAGCTAACGGCCGCGCTCCCATTGTCGCGTCATAACCATGCTCTGCGATCCACGCCCGAGCCGCATCATCGACTGTCAGCTGAACATTCTTCTCTAACAATAGCCGCTCGACTTCCAACAATTCTTTGTCGACGATCTTACTAATCACCGATTTGCCCAAAGATTCAAAACGCACCACCGCGTCCAAACGATTGCGGAATTCAGGCGTAAACATCTTCTGAATTGCCGATAAATCGTCGGTGGCATTATCTTGCTTGGTAAACCCCATTGTGTTGCGTGCGACTTCTACCGCTCCCGCATTGGTAGTCATCACAATAATCACATTGCGAAAATCAGCTTTTCGACCGTTGTTATCAGTCAGCGTGCCATGATCCATTACTTGCAGTAAAAGATTAAACACGTCTGGATGCGCTTTCTCGATTTCATCTAGCAACAACACCGCATGCGGATGTTTGTTAACCGAATCAGTCAGTATGCCGCCTTGATCAAATCCAACGTAGCCTGGAGGTGCACCAATCAGCCGCGACACAGTATGGCGCTCCATATACTCAGACATATCAAAGCGGATCAACTCAACGCCAAGAGTCATCGCAAGCTGCCGCGTTACTTCAGTTTTACCAACTCCAGTTGGCCCTGAGAAGAGAAACGAACCGATCGGCTTCTCTGGCTTTCCTAAACCAGAGCGAGACATCTTGATAGCTGATGCAAGTGTAGTAATGGCTTGATCTTGCCCAAACACGACTAACTTCAAATCCCGTTCGAGATTCTTCAGCGCATCGACATCCGAGGCCGACACATTTTTCGGCGGTATGCGAGCAATAAACGACACGACTTCTTCAATTTCAGGCACATCAATCACAGGAATTTCTCCCTCTTCTCGCTCGTGCAATCGAGTACGCGCGCCAGCCTCATCAATAACGTCAATCGCTTTATCTGGCAAGAAACGCTCATTAATATAACGATCTGCCAATTCAGCCGCTAAAGTTAGAGCCTCTGGCGTATAGGTTACCTCGTGATGCTCCTCGAAACGGGTCTTTAGTCCACGCAAAATCTGCACAGTTTCAGACACGGTCGGCTGTTCGACATCAATTTTCTGAAAACGGCGAGACAGCGCACGATCCTTTTCGAATATCCCACGATACTCCTGATAAGTCGTCGACCCAATGCATTTGAGTTCACCGCTGGACAAGGCCGGTTTAAGCAGGTTAGACGCATCCATCGCGCCACCTGATGCCGCACCAGCACCGATTATCGTATGTATTTCATCAATAAATAAGATCCCATGCTGCTCTTTGCTCAGTGCTTTTAAAACTGCCTTAAGGCGTTTTTCAAAATCACCACGGTACTTTGTACCGGCCAACAACGCGCCCATGTCCAAGGAATAGATAACAGCATCGGCTAACACCGCCGGCACTTCTTCTTCGACAATTAGTTTCGCCAAACCTTCCGCAATCGCGGTTTTACCAACGCCAGCTTCGCCGACATACAGCGGATTATTTTTACGACGACGTGACAATATCTGAATAGTTCGCTCTACTTCTTTCTCACGGCCAATCAATGGATCGATTAAACCTTCAGCTGCACGTTCATTCAAATTCACCGTGTACGCCTCAAGAGGACCTTCTTTTTGATCCACCTGCCCATCGCCCTGCCCGTCAGGAAACGGCAGCCCCTCGGGCGCGTCATCCTGCTTGCTGATGCCATGAGAAATATAAGAGACGGCGTCAAAACGAGTAACATTTTGCTTATCCAAATAATAAGCCGCATACGAGTCCTGCTCGGAGAACATCGCCACCAATACATTCTCGCCCTCGACCTCAGTTTTACCAGAGCTTTGAACATGCACTATGGCACGTTGCAATACCCGCTGAAAACCAATGCTGGGCTGTGTTTTTACCTCAGACTCACTATCAATCAAGGTGGTGTGGTCAACCAAATGAAGCTTCAAATCGGACCGCAGTTCATCTAGGTCGGCGCCGCAGGCCTGTAACACAGCCATGGCGGAGCTGTTGTCCAGCAAGGCCAACAACAGATGTTCGGTAGTTACAAACTCGTGCCTCGCTTCATGGGCGATCTGCACCGCCATATTTAAGGATTGTTCTAGCTCTTTCGAAATCATTTCATACTCCTGATTCTGATCATATTTAAGCAAATGACGCATTGATCAATCATTGCTACTCTCCATCCGAATCGGAATCGGGTTCCATCGTACATTGCAGAGGATGCTGATTCTGTTGCGCGTATTGCACAACTTGCTCTACTTTGGTTTCGGCAACCTCACGCGTGTACACACCGCACACGCCCGCGCCTTTTTGATGAACGTGCATCATTATTTGCGCCGCCTTCTCCTCGGAGTGATGAAAAATTGACTGTAGCACATCAATCACGAACTCCATGGTTGTGTAGTCATCGTTGAGCAGCAACACTCGGTATAGAGGTGGACGCTTTAGCTTGGGTCGAGCCGTTTCAAGGGCTAGATCATCATTATTAATTGGTTCGGGGTAATCGCTCATGAGCCTATTTCTTAATTGAGGTCGAATCGCTCGACCATATCCAACCTTAATTCTGCGCCCTCCTAGTAATTTTTCAAGAGCTTTTTGCTAGACAATCATCTATTTAACGCAGATAAATGCCAGCCTACGCTTGACCTTTATTAGATGACGATGTTTACTTGCTGCGTCAAATTATTACAAAAAAGTTTGATGTGCGTTGTGAAGTTAAGTAGAACCAAATAAAAACGCTGTACTTCGCATAAATACCTGAAGCTAATATCAGGAATTATTACCAAAGTGAGGATATAAGATGGCAACTAGAGGAACCGTGAAATGGTTTAACTCTTCTAAAGGGTTTGGATTCATTGAACCAAGCGAGGGCGGAAATGATGTGTTCGCACATTACTCCGAAATCGAAATGGACGGGTACAAAACACTCAATGAAGGCCAGGAAGTAGAATATGAATTAGAAGACGGAGACAAAGGCCCTAAAGCCGCCAAAATCCGATCAGCTTCCTAACTAAGACTTTCAAGATAAATTCAAAAGCACGACTCAAAAAGGGTCGTGCTTTTTTTTGCTTACGGCCAGCTCACAAAGCCATCGGAGCCACGCATTCACCGACCGGTGCAGTCTCCGCGACGTTCTATGAGCCCATAAAAAAACAGCACTCTCGAAAGAGTGCTGTTCTCGCTCAAAGCGTTATTACGCTGTGAAACCGTCGATAATACTATTCAACGTTGCTGATGGGCGCATCGCAGCGAACGCCTTATCTTCAGACGGGTAATAGTATCCATCAATATCAACCGGATGACCCTGTGCATTATTCAATTCATCCACAATGGTTTTTTCGTTGTCAGAAAGTTGCGCGGCAAGACTGGCAAATTTCGCTTTTAAATCAGCGTCCTGATCTTGTGCCGCAATCGCTTGAGCCCAATATAGGGCTAGATAAAAGTGGCTACCGCGATTATCCAACTCATTTACTTTTCTTGATGGTGACTTGCCTTCAGTCAACAATTTGCTCGTCGCCAGATCCAGCGTATCAGCCAAAACACGCGCTTTCTCATTGCTCGTAGCGTCGGCTAAATGCTCGAACGAAGCAGCAGTCGCAAGAAACTCACCTAGAGAATCCCAACGCAAGTGCCCTTCCTTCAAAAACTGCTGAACATGTTTCGGTGCTGACCCGCCAGCACCTGTTTCAAACAAACCGCCACCATTCATCAACGGCACAATTGACAACATTTTGGCACTAGTACCAACTTCCAAGATTGGGAATAGATCGGTTAAATAGTCACGCAATACGTTGCCGGTGACCGAAATAACATCCTTACCTTGGTTAATTACTTCCAATGAATATCGTGTCGCGTCAGCTGGCGACATAATCAGAATATTCAAACCTTCGGTATCATGTTGCTTTAGATACTCGTCAACTTTAATAATCAATTGAGCTTCATGTGGTCGATTTTTATCGAGCCAAAAAACCGCTGGCAAGCCAGTCTTGCGAGCTCGTGAAACGGCTAATTTAACCCAGTCTTGAATTGGCGCATCTTTTACCTGACACATACGCCAAATATCGCCTTCTTCTACCGCATGCTCAAACAGAATGGTTCCAGTGTCTTCGTCGATCACACGCATGTAACCGCCATACTCCATCTCATAAGTCTTATCGTGCGAACCATACTCTTCGGCCTTTTGCGCCATGAGCCCGACATTCGAAACACTACCAATTTTGGTGGGATCTAACGCACCATGCTCTTTACAATAATCAATGACTTCCTGATAAATAAAGGCATAAGTACTTTCTGGAATTACCGCTTTTGCGTCTTGTAGCTCACCGTCCATATTCCACATCTTGCCGGAATTACGAATCATCGCAGGCATAGACGCGTCAACAATCACGTCACTTGGCACATGTAGATTCGAGATACCTTTATCTGAATCGACCATGGCAATTGCCGGACGATCTTTGTAACAATCCAAAATATCGGCTTCGATTTTTTCACGAAGCTCACCCGAAATCTGTTGGATGATATTGTATAGATTACCTAAGCCATTGTTAGGCTGAACATTTAGTTCATCAAACAAGGTGGCATACTTTTCATAAACGTCTTTGTAAAACACCGTCACAGCATGACCAAATACGATCGGATGCGACACTTTCATCATGGTTGCTTTGACGTGCAAGCTAAACAATACGCCTTGGTTTTTCGCATCTTCAATTTGCTCTTCGTAAAACTTACGTAGCGCCTTTTTACTCATGAACATGGCGTCGATCACTTCACCAGCAAGTAACTCGACTCCGTCTTGCTTGACCGTTTTGTTGCCGTATTTATCGGTAAACTCAATCTTTACCGTACAAGCATCTTTAAGCGTAATAGAACGCTCACTAGATCGAAAATCCCCACCATTCATAGTTGCGACATGTGACTTTGAGGTCGGCAACCACTCACCCATTGAATGTGGATTCTGACGCGCGTAATTCTTAACCGCCGCTGGCGCGCGACGGTCTGAGTTACCTTCGCGAATCACAGGGTTTACGTTACTGCCTTTAACACCGTCGTACATGGCTCGAATTTTCTTTTCTTCGTCCGTTTTCGGGTCATCATTAAAGTCAGGAACAGCAAATCCCTTCGCCTGAAGCTCTGCTACTGCAGCGCGAATCTGCGGAATCGATGCTGAAATATTAGGTGTTTTAATAATATTAGCGCTTGGCTCTAAAACCAACTGAGCAAGTTCCGCCAACGCATCAGGAACACGCTGCTCATCAGTCAAATATTCATTAAATGTGGCTAAAATTCGGCCACCTAAAGAAATATCCTTAGTGTCAATTTCAACCCCACAGGCTGACGCAAATGATTGATAGATGGGCAGCAATGAGCGCGTCGCTAGTGCTGGAGCTTCATCGGTTAGAGTGTAAAAAATCTTGGATTCTGCGTTACTCATTATGGTCATTTCTCGCTTGTAATCGGTTTGAAATTTGTGGAGGTTAGGCCAATCCGGCCGCATCAAACTATTACGTTGGGCTAGGTTTCGTACCAACGCTAAATTTGCGCGATGAAGGCGGAGCGACCTTCGAGCTACCATTCCAGCAACTCGGACAGCCAAGTCCGACCAGAAAGTCAGAGCATGTGCTGTAAAAAAGTGGCGCAAGGATACCACAAAATCCGGAACACGGCATTGTAAAACCACCGCGTAGGCCTCACACTATCCACTATAAATGATATTGTTAAACTGCCCTTTGATCCAAGCACCGAGCTAACTAGACCATGTGGACTCCAGATATTACGGTCGCTGCCGTGTGCCCTTACGACGGCAAATTCTTACTCGTAGAAGAGCGATCGAAATCCACTAACGAGATTGTATTTAACCAACCGGCCGGCCATCTAGAGAAAGGCGAGAGCATTCTCGACGCGGTGATTCGCGAGACACTGGAAGAAACATGCTGTCACTTCACTCCCGAGGCATTAGTGGGTTTATACCGACTGGAAGCGGCCAATGGCAAAACCTATATCCGGGTTACTTTTTGCGGCTCAATCAGCGAGCAAGACCCCGTGTATTCGCTGGATCCGGACATTATTCGAACTCACTGGTTTAGTCCTGACGAAGTGCGCCAAAACCAAGCACTCCGCAGCCCCTTAGTGCTAAGTTGTATCGATGACTATTTGAGTGGCCAGCGCTATCCGCTGGAACTACTTCGGGAACTTTAATTCAAGTCACAACCTCATGAACCAAGATAAACCAACCCCTTCCGAGACTCACGTGGTAGTCGGCATGTCCGGCGGCGTCGATTCATCCGTCACTGCTTACCTTCTGAAACAAAAGGGGTATCGAGTCACCGGCATGTTTATGAAGAACTGGGAGGAAGACGACACCGAGGAGTACTGCGCTGCGGCCACTGACCTCAAAGATGCTGCACAAGTCTGCGACCGCTTGGATATAGAACTACGCGAGGTGAATTTCGCGCATGAATACTGGGAGAACGTGTTTGAACACTTTCTAGCAGAATACCAAGCCGGACGAACACCAAATCCAGATATCTTGTGCAATAAAGAGATTAAGTTTAAAGAGTTCCTACTCCAAGCCGAAACCATTGGTGCACAGTATATCGCAACCGGACACTATGTCGCGAAGGGTCAAGACGGCGACCAAGCGCTACTTTTAAGGGGCTCAGACGAAAATAAAGATCAAAGCTATTTTCTGTACACGCTGCAACAGTTTCAATTAACTAAAAGCCTCTTCCCACTCGGTGAGATCACTAAGCCAGAGGTGCGCAAAATTGCCGATGAGCAAGGGTTTGTCACACATGACAAAAAAGACAGTACGGGCATATGTTTTATTGGCGAACGTCGTTTCAAGGACTTTCTGAGCACCTACCTGAAACCCAATCCTGGCGCGATGGTCAACACTGATGGCGAAACAGTAGGGCAACACGACGGGCTCATGTATTACACCTTAGGGCAACGACACGGACTCGACATCGGCGGGCCTGGTGCCGCATGGTATGTAGCTGGCAAAGATCTAGCCGAAAACAAATTACTAGTAGTACAGGGCCATGACCATCCGGCAATGCTCAGCCAATCCGTAGTCGCGACCGGCTTAGACTGGGTAAGTGCGACCCCACTCAAAGTTGGTGACCAGGTCACCGCAAAGACCCGTTACCGACAGCAAGATCAGGCCTGCCAAGTTACCGCAGTTGGGGACGACAGCATTACGGTACGCTTCGACCAACCCCAGCGCGCCGTAACTCCTGGGCAAGCGCTGGTATTTTATGACGGTCGGCGCTGCTTAGGTGGCGGCACCATCGAGTCTTATAAATAGAAATATCACCCGGCTTTTTGAAGCAAAGCCCGTAGCAAAAAGCCCGTAGCAAAAAGCCAGTAGCAAAAAGCCAGTAGAAAAGAGTCAGTAGAAAAGAGTCAGTAGAAACAAGCCAGTAGAAACAAGCCAGTAACGACCAATCAAGTCGCAACAATCGCTAGACTAGCCCCACAAACACGCCGATCATAAGCGCGCCCCACTCGATACATGACGCCTAATTCGGCGAAACTAAACCGTCACCGCCAGATAAAAAAGTTTAGCCAGCCCAATCACTAAAACCAGGCTTTTTAACCTTTTGCTTCTCGCGTGTCTGCATCTTCACCACCTTGGCATCATTCATTGACACCTGATAGTCGCAATATGGATACTTTCGGCACATCAAAAATTTCTCGCCAATGCGTCGCCCCTTAACCGCGACCTTGGTGACCAAACCACTGTGACACTTAGGACATTGCCGCAAATTACCAAAATCAGAATTTGATGCACCGTCTATGGTCAACTCGGAGTTTTTCGTTGGTTTTTTCTTCTCAACTTCACGAGCCGACTTACCTGTCACTAAACGCCGAATATCCATGCTGCGGTAATCTTGCCGTATATCAAAGTAAAACAAACGAACATTCGCTTGCTTACAGACATGGCTCACGGTTTTTTCGCGCGCAGCTCGCATTTTTCGGTTCGAGCCTTTCTCAAAGTTTTCTAGCTCGATCACACCGAAAATAGACATGTCCTTTTTCTTACACAACAGATAATCAAATGTCTGATCCGCCAACTTAACTTCGATACGCTTCGATTGAAACCAATCAACAGCTGGCTCGGGTTCGATTACATCCAATATTCGAATCTTTGAGAAAATATAAAACTCATCACTGAGTGAACTCATGAGCCCATCAAAGAAATTTCTTTCCGCCGCAGTGAGCATCCGACTCTTACGCTGCACATCAAACTCCGCAGCGGATGCCTTATTCCTTATCCACCAATAGCCCGCACCGCCAATTAACACCAGCCACGCGAGAATAATTAAAATCCATCCAAATCCGGTTACGCCAAGAGACATGCTCTTCCTCCAGCAAACATTTCGTTAGTGCGCGCGAGATTAGTCGCGATATCACGACCAACTTATCGAGCGCCCCAACCCCTTGGCGAAACTCGACGGAACCCAATCTCGAACACAATGAAGTGTTTAATCACACATTCATGAGTTACTCAAATATAGAGATGCAGTAAAAAATCCCCCTACATAACTCACTGACTCACGCAAAGGTAAGTGGTGAGCGAAATGCACTGCTATCCAGCAAATTATGTCAGCCTTGCTAAGCCAACAGCGTCAAATATACCACGTAAATCAGTGAATGACGCAATCCTGTAACAACCTTGATTGCGTTAAATATCACCTTATTGGACACACTATAGAGCTTTGTCTAGTTCAGCAGCGTGTCGAGTCACTCAAACACGCCGAGGGCCTAACTACTCTTCGAGGATAAAGGTGATTTTCAACTTAACTCGATATTCGGTAATTTTTCCATCTTCAATAGAAGCAACTTGATCTTTTACCCACGCGCTTGAGACATTCTTTAATGTTTTGCTAGCACGAGCCACGCCAATAGCGACAGCATCATCAAAACTTTTCGGGGACGAAGCGGAGATTTCGGTAATTCGAGCAACAGACATAATAACTTCCTGGGTAAAAAACTAGAAAACTAAGCTGGCTGCTAAAACAAGGCGACAAATGATCCATTTCATCAACGCCCAATAGCTCTACCAGCAAAAAAGTATACAGAACTTAGAGTGTACTCACGCAACCAGCAAAGATCAAAAGCTTAAAACAGCCTCAGCAGAGTCGAGACAGCAATACTAGACACAATGAGCATTATTTAACGTTTACCCGTTGACTTTTAAATTTCAGAACGTATATTCTGCTTAATATGGCACGTACCCGAGAATTTGAACCTGAAACTGTCTTAGACGCAGCACTCGACCTCTTTTGGAGGAAGGGCTACAAAGCTTGCTCAATGGCAGATGTGGTTCGACAATCAGGGGTAGCGCGATACGGTGTATATCAAGCATTCAAAGATAAAGACCAGCTTTATTGTGCCGCGCTGAAACGATACCAACAAAAAGTTCACGACTACTTTGTTAAACCTTTGTGTGGCTCTCGCGTCAACTATGATAGCTTAGTGCAACATTTTGATCGCGTGCTAGATCAGCTAGAGAACAGTGAGCACGAAGGCTGCTTTGCACACCAAGCTGCGATTGAGCGTGCGGGTTGCGATGACAATGTTAATCAGATTATCAACAGTATTTTTGCTGAAAATCGACGTACGTATCGCGTAGTTATCGAACATGCACTGGCTGACGGCGAAATGCGTCCACTGCCAATTGACGATTTGGTGACATTCGTAATGGGTATAGAGCGCGCCCTGATTGCTATGACTAAACAGAACTGCAGCTTACAAGAACGTCAAGACTACGTTCGGTGCGCATTGACACTATTGAAGCCATAACCGATTTTTTTTTGGTCATTTCCAGAACATCCATTCTGATATAACCGAAGTGACTGACAGACATAACCAACTTTTATAATATTAAACTAGAGGTAATTCCATGAAACACTTAAACACACTCGCCGCAGCATCTAGCCTACTTGTCGCTACCCTAGCTCCAATCCATTCAGCTCAAGCCGCTGAAGTATCAAGCGCTGGTCAAGCGATTAGTATTTGTAAAGAGAAAGCGCAAATAGCTCACCCTGACTACAAAATGAGCAAATCAACAAAGATTCGTGAAAAGCGTGGCGTGTACAACATTACTCTTAAAGTCATTACCGAAGCAGAGAATATTAAAGCGTACTGCAAAGTCACTAAAGACGGCGAAGTGAGCTACGCAAAAGCCTAATCGCAAAGCGTCGGTTACATAGCGTTAAGTAGCAAGCTCGAGACATGGCATTACCATCGTGACTCATTCCTAGGCTACCAAAGTAGATCTCGCTTAGCGCTACCACTGCTCATTTCACAAGAGCAAATTGAAGGTAAAAGCCCGTGTGATTCCTCACCCTGTAATCGGGTAAATA
The sequence above is a segment of the Arenicella xantha genome. Coding sequences within it:
- a CDS encoding NADP-dependent isocitrate dehydrogenase, with the protein product MSNAESKIFYTLTDEAPALATRSLLPIYQSFASACGVEIDTKDISLGGRILATFNEYLTDEQRVPDALAELAQLVLEPSANIIKTPNISASIPQIRAAVAELQAKGFAVPDFNDDPKTDEEKKIRAMYDGVKGSNVNPVIREGNSDRRAPAAVKNYARQNPHSMGEWLPTSKSHVATMNGGDFRSSERSITLKDACTVKIEFTDKYGNKTVKQDGVELLAGEVIDAMFMSKKALRKFYEEQIEDAKNQGVLFSLHVKATMMKVSHPIVFGHAVTVFYKDVYEKYATLFDELNVQPNNGLGNLYNIIQQISGELREKIEADILDCYKDRPAIAMVDSDKGISNLHVPSDVIVDASMPAMIRNSGKMWNMDGELQDAKAVIPESTYAFIYQEVIDYCKEHGALDPTKIGSVSNVGLMAQKAEEYGSHDKTYEMEYGGYMRVIDEDTGTILFEHAVEEGDIWRMCQVKDAPIQDWVKLAVSRARKTGLPAVFWLDKNRPHEAQLIIKVDEYLKQHDTEGLNILIMSPADATRYSLEVINQGKDVISVTGNVLRDYLTDLFPILEVGTSAKMLSIVPLMNGGGLFETGAGGSAPKHVQQFLKEGHLRWDSLGEFLATAASFEHLADATSNEKARVLADTLDLATSKLLTEGKSPSRKVNELDNRGSHFYLALYWAQAIAAQDQDADLKAKFASLAAQLSDNEKTIVDELNNAQGHPVDIDGYYYPSEDKAFAAMRPSATLNSIIDGFTA
- the clpA gene encoding ATP-dependent Clp protease ATP-binding subunit ClpA, with amino-acid sequence MISKELEQSLNMAVQIAHEARHEFVTTEHLLLALLDNSSAMAVLQACGADLDELRSDLKLHLVDHTTLIDSESEVKTQPSIGFQRVLQRAIVHVQSSGKTEVEGENVLVAMFSEQDSYAAYYLDKQNVTRFDAVSYISHGISKQDDAPEGLPFPDGQGDGQVDQKEGPLEAYTVNLNERAAEGLIDPLIGREKEVERTIQILSRRRKNNPLYVGEAGVGKTAIAEGLAKLIVEEEVPAVLADAVIYSLDMGALLAGTKYRGDFEKRLKAVLKALSKEQHGILFIDEIHTIIGAGAASGGAMDASNLLKPALSSGELKCIGSTTYQEYRGIFEKDRALSRRFQKIDVEQPTVSETVQILRGLKTRFEEHHEVTYTPEALTLAAELADRYINERFLPDKAIDVIDEAGARTRLHEREEGEIPVIDVPEIEEVVSFIARIPPKNVSASDVDALKNLERDLKLVVFGQDQAITTLASAIKMSRSGLGKPEKPIGSFLFSGPTGVGKTEVTRQLAMTLGVELIRFDMSEYMERHTVSRLIGAPPGYVGFDQGGILTDSVNKHPHAVLLLDEIEKAHPDVFNLLLQVMDHGTLTDNNGRKADFRNVIIVMTTNAGAVEVARNTMGFTKQDNATDDLSAIQKMFTPEFRNRLDAVVRFESLGKSVISKIVDKELLEVERLLLEKNVQLTVDDAARAWIAEHGYDATMGARPLARLIQEEVKRGLADELLFGKLQKGGQVNISVNNDKLAFSITKSRFERDESSKEVALH
- a CDS encoding TetR/AcrR family transcriptional regulator, translated to MARTREFEPETVLDAALDLFWRKGYKACSMADVVRQSGVARYGVYQAFKDKDQLYCAALKRYQQKVHDYFVKPLCGSRVNYDSLVQHFDRVLDQLENSEHEGCFAHQAAIERAGCDDNVNQIINSIFAENRRTYRVVIEHALADGEMRPLPIDDLVTFVMGIERALIAMTKQNCSLQERQDYVRCALTLLKP
- a CDS encoding NUDIX hydrolase, whose translation is MWTPDITVAAVCPYDGKFLLVEERSKSTNEIVFNQPAGHLEKGESILDAVIRETLEETCCHFTPEALVGLYRLEAANGKTYIRVTFCGSISEQDPVYSLDPDIIRTHWFSPDEVRQNQALRSPLVLSCIDDYLSGQRYPLELLREL
- a CDS encoding dodecin family protein; the protein is MSVARITEISASSPKSFDDAVAIGVARASKTLKNVSSAWVKDQVASIEDGKITEYRVKLKITFILEE
- a CDS encoding DUF2726 domain-containing protein, whose amino-acid sequence is MSLGVTGFGWILIILAWLVLIGGAGYWWIRNKASAAEFDVQRKSRMLTAAERNFFDGLMSSLSDEFYIFSKIRILDVIEPEPAVDWFQSKRIEVKLADQTFDYLLCKKKDMSIFGVIELENFEKGSNRKMRAAREKTVSHVCKQANVRLFYFDIRQDYRSMDIRRLVTGKSAREVEKKKPTKNSELTIDGASNSDFGNLRQCPKCHSGLVTKVAVKGRRIGEKFLMCRKYPYCDYQVSMNDAKVVKMQTREKQKVKKPGFSDWAG
- the mnmA gene encoding tRNA 2-thiouridine(34) synthase MnmA codes for the protein MNQDKPTPSETHVVVGMSGGVDSSVTAYLLKQKGYRVTGMFMKNWEEDDTEEYCAAATDLKDAAQVCDRLDIELREVNFAHEYWENVFEHFLAEYQAGRTPNPDILCNKEIKFKEFLLQAETIGAQYIATGHYVAKGQDGDQALLLRGSDENKDQSYFLYTLQQFQLTKSLFPLGEITKPEVRKIADEQGFVTHDKKDSTGICFIGERRFKDFLSTYLKPNPGAMVNTDGETVGQHDGLMYYTLGQRHGLDIGGPGAAWYVAGKDLAENKLLVVQGHDHPAMLSQSVVATGLDWVSATPLKVGDQVTAKTRYRQQDQACQVTAVGDDSITVRFDQPQRAVTPGQALVFYDGRRCLGGGTIESYK
- a CDS encoding cold-shock protein, giving the protein MATRGTVKWFNSSKGFGFIEPSEGGNDVFAHYSEIEMDGYKTLNEGQEVEYELEDGDKGPKAAKIRSAS
- the clpS gene encoding ATP-dependent Clp protease adapter ClpS, yielding MSDYPEPINNDDLALETARPKLKRPPLYRVLLLNDDYTTMEFVIDVLQSIFHHSEEKAAQIMMHVHQKGAGVCGVYTREVAETKVEQVVQYAQQNQHPLQCTMEPDSDSDGE
- a CDS encoding DUF3108 domain-containing protein, with amino-acid sequence MANIAVSAPLEPALISYTIKMNSSKFGNATLGKVETNLSQTDSGYLIESVTKAQGMAAIIIGSNIQEACEFDIIDGQAVSKNYSGGRIGKTDYSVAYDWQDRKVKFDSGDSLDMPDGYLVDNCMFWFAAALLKGEGFSEKSTYVVDGKSKRIRGFVLRTKGEETIDTLVGTRQVVKVVLERELRPGRTLTFWLSPADQYLPLKIEESRKSRTITFEVERLERES